In Pedobacter sp. SL55, the following proteins share a genomic window:
- the apaG gene encoding Co2+/Mg2+ efflux protein ApaG has product MVTAITQDVKISVDTIYQDEHSNPANGHFMFAYRIHIENLSDYEIQLMRRQWFIFDSNGTVREVEGEGVVGAQPVIASGDSYSYVSGSNLKTDIGSMRGRYLMHRSVDNTEFMVDIPEFQLIVPFRLN; this is encoded by the coding sequence ATGGTAACAGCAATTACACAAGACGTAAAAATATCGGTAGATACCATTTATCAAGATGAGCATTCTAACCCTGCAAATGGACATTTTATGTTTGCCTACCGTATCCATATAGAAAACCTTTCTGATTACGAAATACAGTTAATGCGCCGTCAGTGGTTTATTTTTGATTCTAATGGTACCGTAAGAGAAGTAGAAGGCGAAGGCGTGGTGGGCGCACAACCGGTTATTGCTTCTGGCGATAGCTATTCTTATGTGTCTGGTTCTAATCTAAAAACCGATATAGGTAGTATGCGTGGCCGTTATTTAATGCACCGTAGCGTAGACAATACCGAATTTATGGTTGATATCCCAGAATTTCAATTGATTGTCCCGTTTAGGTTAAATTAA